One region of Olleya sp. Hel_I_94 genomic DNA includes:
- a CDS encoding FAD-dependent oxidoreductase — protein MPNKQNILIIGAGLCGSLLALRLGQRGYNVNVYEMRPDLRKTDISAGRSINLAFSDRGNKAMKLVGIEKQVEALCIPMNGRMIHDKQGNTFLSNYSGRDHEYINSISRGGLNALLLNEAEKHDNVTFHFNKKCKSVDFEKTTALFEDYTSKDKFIEDADCIIATDGAGSALRKSYYLERKFLFSFSQNYLTHGYKELSILPTKTGDYKTYKNALHIWPRGDFMVIALPNLDGSFTVTLFLSYAEGEYNFNNLTTPEIVTEFFQKEFPDALALMPNLVEDFFENPTAPLGTVKCSPWHYKGNTLLMGDSAHAIVPFYGQGMNASFEDVVEFDAVLDKFEGDWETVFTEYEKTRKKDTDAIADLAIDNFHEMKDHVGQAIFQEKRKIEQALEKEFPNEYSSKYSLVTFNEHIGYREAMLRGRAQDKAILNLLDDGIIKTSDNLKDILEKVKTQTEAILQDDRVAGLK, from the coding sequence ATGCCTAATAAACAAAACATATTAATCATTGGTGCAGGACTTTGCGGAAGCTTACTAGCACTAAGACTTGGACAAAGAGGCTATAATGTTAACGTGTACGAGATGCGTCCCGACTTACGCAAAACTGACATATCTGCAGGTCGCTCTATCAATTTAGCATTTTCAGATAGAGGTAATAAAGCAATGAAATTAGTTGGTATAGAAAAACAAGTAGAAGCACTTTGTATACCAATGAATGGTCGAATGATTCATGATAAACAAGGTAACACGTTCTTATCCAATTATAGTGGTCGTGATCATGAATATATAAACTCGATATCAAGAGGTGGATTAAACGCTTTACTTTTAAATGAAGCCGAAAAACATGATAATGTTACCTTTCATTTTAATAAAAAATGCAAATCGGTAGATTTTGAAAAAACAACTGCTCTTTTTGAAGATTATACTTCTAAAGACAAATTTATTGAAGATGCAGATTGCATAATAGCAACAGATGGAGCTGGTTCTGCTTTACGCAAAAGTTATTATTTAGAGCGTAAATTTTTATTCAGTTTTTCTCAAAACTACTTAACACACGGTTATAAAGAGTTAAGCATATTACCAACAAAAACAGGAGATTACAAAACATACAAAAACGCCTTACACATATGGCCTAGAGGAGATTTTATGGTTATTGCACTACCAAATTTAGACGGTAGCTTTACTGTAACACTATTTTTAAGCTATGCTGAAGGTGAATATAATTTTAACAACTTAACTACTCCAGAAATTGTAACCGAGTTTTTTCAAAAAGAATTCCCAGATGCATTAGCTTTAATGCCTAATCTGGTGGAGGACTTTTTTGAAAACCCAACAGCTCCTTTAGGTACAGTAAAATGTTCTCCTTGGCACTATAAAGGCAACACCCTATTAATGGGAGATTCAGCACACGCAATAGTACCTTTTTACGGACAAGGCATGAATGCGTCTTTTGAAGATGTTGTCGAGTTTGACGCTGTATTAGATAAATTTGAAGGCGATTGGGAAACTGTTTTTACAGAATACGAAAAAACTAGAAAAAAAGACACAGATGCTATTGCAGATTTAGCTATAGATAATTTTCACGAAATGAAAGACCACGTTGGTCAAGCTATATTTCAAGAAAAACGAAAAATTGAACAAGCATTAGAAAAAGAATTCCCTAATGAGTATTCATCAAAATATAGCTTAGTCACTTTTAACGAGCATATTGGCTATCGCGAAGCAATGCTCAGAGGTCGTGCACAAGATAAAGCCATACTAAACCTTTTAGACGACGGAATAATTAAAACATCAGATAATCTAAAAGATATTTTGGAAAAAGTAAAAACACAAACAGAAGCAATTTTACAAGACGATAGAGTTGCAGGATTGAAGTAA
- a CDS encoding RidA family protein, whose protein sequence is MNEGTKVTPRGAYPHVKQVGDFIFVSGTSSRRADNTIAGVDIIDEMGTKKLNAYTQTQEVLKNIDTNLKKVGASLKDVVDVTSFLVNMNDFADYNKAYAEFFDKQTGPTRTTVAVHQLPHPDLVVEIKVMAYKKQ, encoded by the coding sequence ATGAACGAAGGAACTAAAGTAACACCAAGAGGAGCCTATCCACACGTAAAACAAGTTGGCGATTTCATTTTTGTTTCAGGAACAAGTTCTCGTAGAGCAGACAATACCATTGCTGGAGTCGATATTATCGACGAAATGGGAACTAAAAAACTAAACGCCTACACACAAACGCAAGAAGTTTTAAAAAACATAGACACTAACCTTAAAAAAGTTGGTGCCAGTTTAAAAGACGTTGTAGATGTGACTTCCTTTTTAGTAAACATGAATGACTTTGCAGATTATAATAAAGCTTACGCTGAATTTTTTGACAAACAAACAGGACCAACCAGAACAACAGTTGCTGTACATCAATTACCACATCCTGATTTAGTGGTTGAAATTAAAGTAATGGCTTATAAGAAACAATAA